The following are from one region of the Cataglyphis hispanica isolate Lineage 1 chromosome 16, ULB_Chis1_1.0, whole genome shotgun sequence genome:
- the LOC126855531 gene encoding uncharacterized protein LOC126855531 isoform X1, which yields MKMQLTTCCRCCSLKTGTIFNGVCGIVLAVLSLILIFTTNIEWKTIIIDILDKTTVKIIFAINLCMTILISTLLVIGTIKKNTFMMLPWVVLGIMLAVGLLVSVLYNAIVFFINHDVLTGLLWLILGLVAVVIYTYMWLVVYSHFQELKIEKLSKRMGPYGKPYNYRRP from the exons GATGCAATTGACAACGTGTTGCAGGTGTTGTTCCCTGAAAACGGGAACAATTTTTAACGGAGTATGCGGAATC GTACTCGCCGTGCTTTCTCTAATTCTGATCTTCACGACGAATATAGAATGGAAAACGATAATCATCGACATCCTAGACAAAACGACCGTAAAGATCATCTTTGCCATCAACCTTTGTATGACCATCTTGATCTCTACGCTACTCGTAATCGGCACCataaaa aaaaatacatttatgatGCTACCATGGGTGGTCTTGGGTATAATGTTGGCCGTCGGCCTTCTTGTGAGCGTTCTGTATAACGCAATCGTGTTTTTCATAAATCACGATGTGCTCACCGGTCTTCTTTGGCTTATCCTCGGTCTAGTTGCAGTCG TAATATACACGTACATGTGGCTGGTGGTGTACAGTCACTTTCAAGAACTGAAGATCGAAAAATTGAGCAAAAGAATGGGTCCCTATGGAAAACCGTACAATTATCGACGAccatga
- the LOC126855531 gene encoding uncharacterized protein LOC126855531 isoform X2: MQLTTCCRCCSLKTGTIFNGVCGIVLAVLSLILIFTTNIEWKTIIIDILDKTTVKIIFAINLCMTILISTLLVIGTIKKNTFMMLPWVVLGIMLAVGLLVSVLYNAIVFFINHDVLTGLLWLILGLVAVVIYTYMWLVVYSHFQELKIEKLSKRMGPYGKPYNYRRP, translated from the exons ATGCAATTGACAACGTGTTGCAGGTGTTGTTCCCTGAAAACGGGAACAATTTTTAACGGAGTATGCGGAATC GTACTCGCCGTGCTTTCTCTAATTCTGATCTTCACGACGAATATAGAATGGAAAACGATAATCATCGACATCCTAGACAAAACGACCGTAAAGATCATCTTTGCCATCAACCTTTGTATGACCATCTTGATCTCTACGCTACTCGTAATCGGCACCataaaa aaaaatacatttatgatGCTACCATGGGTGGTCTTGGGTATAATGTTGGCCGTCGGCCTTCTTGTGAGCGTTCTGTATAACGCAATCGTGTTTTTCATAAATCACGATGTGCTCACCGGTCTTCTTTGGCTTATCCTCGGTCTAGTTGCAGTCG TAATATACACGTACATGTGGCTGGTGGTGTACAGTCACTTTCAAGAACTGAAGATCGAAAAATTGAGCAAAAGAATGGGTCCCTATGGAAAACCGTACAATTATCGACGAccatga